A DNA window from Stenotrophomonas sp. 57 contains the following coding sequences:
- the cysK gene encoding cysteine synthase A has translation MALYDSILDTVGNTPIVKLQRLAPPQVSLYAKVESFNPGGSVKDRLALAIILDAEARGVLKPGDTIVEATSGNTGVALAMVAAARGYKFVATMVETFSVERRKLMRAYGAKVILTPAAERGSGMVRKARELAEQHGWFLASQFANPANPKYHRNTTAAEILRDFAGKRLDYFVSGWGTGGTLTGVGDVLKVARPQTRIIATEPAGAALLKGDDWKPHKIQGWTPDFVPDVLNRDVVDELVSVDDDRAIATARRLAAEEGIFVGISAGATVASALDVAARAEPGSVILAMLPDTGERYFSTPLFADVNEGSDDDWLAGLP, from the coding sequence ATGGCCCTGTACGACTCCATCCTCGATACCGTCGGCAACACCCCCATCGTCAAGCTGCAGCGCCTGGCGCCGCCGCAGGTCAGCCTCTACGCCAAGGTCGAGTCGTTCAACCCGGGCGGCTCGGTGAAGGACCGCCTGGCGCTGGCGATCATCCTCGACGCCGAAGCGCGCGGCGTACTCAAGCCGGGCGACACGATCGTGGAGGCCACCTCCGGCAACACCGGCGTTGCCTTGGCGATGGTGGCCGCCGCGCGCGGCTACAAGTTCGTGGCGACGATGGTCGAGACCTTCTCGGTGGAACGCCGCAAGCTGATGCGCGCGTATGGCGCGAAGGTGATCCTGACCCCGGCCGCCGAACGCGGCAGCGGCATGGTGCGCAAGGCGCGCGAACTGGCCGAGCAGCATGGCTGGTTCCTGGCCAGCCAGTTCGCCAACCCCGCCAATCCGAAGTATCACCGCAACACCACCGCCGCCGAAATCCTGCGCGACTTCGCCGGCAAGCGGCTGGACTACTTCGTCAGCGGCTGGGGCACCGGCGGCACGCTCACCGGCGTCGGTGATGTACTGAAGGTTGCGCGCCCGCAGACCCGCATCATCGCCACCGAGCCGGCCGGCGCCGCACTGCTGAAGGGCGATGACTGGAAGCCGCACAAGATCCAGGGCTGGACGCCGGACTTCGTGCCGGATGTACTCAACCGCGATGTGGTGGACGAGCTGGTGTCGGTGGACGATGACCGCGCGATCGCTACGGCACGTCGACTGGCCGCGGAGGAAGGCATCTTCGTCGGCATCTCCGCCGGCGCCACCGTGGCCAGCGCGCTGGACGTCGCTGCCCGCGCTGAACCGGGCTCGGTGATCCTGGCGATGCTGCCGGACACCGGTGAACGCTATTTCTCCACGCCGCTGTTTGCTGATGTGAATGAGGGCTCCGACGACGATTGGCTGGCCGGCCTGCCGTGA
- a CDS encoding O-acetyl-ADP-ribose deacetylase, which yields MKIEVWQGDITTLAVDAIVNAANETLLGGGGVDGAIHRAAGRALLAECERLPELRPGVRCPTGEVRATGAYALPARHVLHTVGPVWHDGQRDEPALLANCYWKSLQLAESLGVQSIAFPAISCGVYGYPLYQAAQIAVTETLAWQRSHAQPMRIVLVAFNTATAKAYQQALAVAGQSTENEPRGTMLPPLSDAGLAAAH from the coding sequence ATGAAGATCGAAGTTTGGCAGGGCGACATCACGACCCTGGCGGTGGATGCGATCGTCAACGCGGCCAACGAAACACTGCTCGGTGGTGGCGGTGTCGACGGCGCGATCCATCGTGCAGCCGGCCGCGCATTGCTGGCCGAATGCGAGCGGCTGCCGGAGCTGCGCCCGGGCGTGCGTTGCCCGACCGGCGAAGTGCGCGCCACCGGTGCCTATGCACTGCCGGCACGCCATGTGCTGCACACGGTCGGGCCGGTCTGGCACGACGGCCAGCGCGATGAACCGGCACTGCTGGCCAACTGCTACTGGAAGTCGCTGCAGCTGGCCGAGTCGCTGGGCGTGCAGTCGATCGCATTCCCGGCCATCAGCTGCGGCGTGTATGGCTATCCGCTGTACCAGGCCGCACAGATCGCAGTGACGGAAACGCTGGCATGGCAGCGCAGCCACGCGCAACCGATGCGCATCGTGCTGGTCGCGTTCAACACGGCCACCGCCAAGGCCTACCAGCAGGCGCTGGCCGTCGCCGGCCAGAGCACGGAAAACGAGCCACGCGGCACGATGCTGCCGCCGCTCAGCGATGCAGGCCTTGCCGCTGCGCATTGA
- a CDS encoding ABC transporter substrate-binding protein: MRLAALTLTVAAVLVAGGCNRIGSSGDAGKAASLDFDKPVSGEITSRSGINFNDGSHHQLYQIKLEDKDLVGLKLTGALSGSIAVFNNGSLVSTSNTGYEREGDVSLAFRANGGGTYQVAVNADGPTAFGPYRLRAEKLKPYDGKPLAGSGEIVDMLASDSQDYTLQVDKAGLYEIRLVSDVFDPVLKLSGQGVEAENDDGNDSTNSRLSLSLKPGKYTLTARGLGNGVNGMFTLSANRIELPGNLVERDGTALPKSGSVYTMLDNEGRRRFLLTLDRPADVRMDAISSQVDTVLRVVGGDVELTDDDGGNGTNARLEETLPAGHYTVDVSSLNDAAGLVEVRVQVDGASADGAAASAARAAADAAAASADDAAAVEAASR, from the coding sequence ATGCGTTTGGCAGCACTCACACTGACCGTTGCTGCGGTCCTGGTCGCCGGCGGTTGCAACCGCATCGGCAGCAGTGGTGACGCAGGCAAGGCCGCGTCCCTCGATTTCGACAAGCCGGTGTCTGGCGAGATCACCTCGCGCAGTGGCATCAACTTCAACGACGGCAGCCATCACCAGCTCTACCAGATCAAGCTGGAAGACAAGGACCTGGTCGGCCTGAAGCTCACCGGTGCGCTCAGCGGCTCGATCGCCGTGTTCAACAACGGCAGCCTCGTTTCCACCAGCAACACCGGTTACGAGCGCGAAGGCGACGTCTCGCTGGCGTTCCGTGCCAATGGTGGCGGCACCTACCAGGTAGCGGTCAATGCCGATGGCCCGACCGCCTTTGGTCCGTATCGCCTGCGCGCCGAGAAGCTGAAACCCTACGACGGCAAGCCGTTGGCGGGCAGTGGCGAAATCGTGGACATGCTGGCCAGTGACTCGCAGGACTACACCCTGCAGGTGGACAAGGCCGGCCTGTACGAAATCCGCCTGGTGTCGGATGTGTTCGATCCGGTGCTGAAGCTGTCGGGCCAGGGCGTTGAAGCAGAAAACGACGATGGCAACGACAGCACCAACTCGCGCCTGAGCCTGTCGCTGAAGCCGGGCAAGTACACCCTGACCGCGCGTGGTCTCGGCAACGGGGTCAATGGCATGTTCACCCTGTCGGCCAACCGCATCGAGCTGCCGGGCAACCTGGTTGAGCGCGATGGCACTGCGCTGCCGAAGTCGGGCAGCGTGTACACCATGCTGGACAACGAAGGCCGCCGCCGCTTCCTGCTGACCCTGGATCGTCCCGCCGACGTGCGCATGGATGCGATCTCCAGCCAGGTCGATACCGTACTGCGCGTGGTCGGTGGCGATGTCGAACTGACCGACGACGACGGTGGCAACGGCACCAATGCGCGCCTGGAAGAGACCCTGCCAGCCGGTCACTATACCGTCGACGTGTCGAGCCTGAACGACGCCGCCGGCCTGGTGGAAGTGCGCGTGCAGGTGGATGGTGCCAGCGCTGACGGTGCTGCGGCCTCCGCGGCCCGCGCTGCTGCCGACGCTGCAGCCGCCTCGGCCGATGACGCTGCTGCGGTGGAGGCTGCCAGCCGTTGA
- a CDS encoding class I fructose-bisphosphate aldolase, with product MSIEQLAETAQAMVAPGKGIIAIDESTATIAKRFAGVGIENTEENRRAYRELLLTTPKLNEHISGAILYDETIRQSTKDGVPFAKYMADHGMIPGIKVDKGAHPLAGCPGELVTEGLDGLRERLQEYYKLGARFAKWRAVINIGESIPSGTCIESNAHALARYAALCQECGLVPMVEPEVIMDGDHDIETCYEVTEATLRSLFDALYQQNVLLEGTILKASMVISGKNCDEQADVEEVAESTVMCLKSTVPAILPGVVFLSGGQSDEQSTEHLNAMNQLGNLPWPLSFSYGRAMQQAALKLWAKDMKGNYAAAQKTVYERARDNGLAALGKWNG from the coding sequence ATGAGCATCGAACAGCTGGCCGAAACCGCCCAGGCCATGGTCGCCCCGGGCAAGGGCATCATCGCGATCGACGAATCCACCGCTACCATCGCCAAGCGTTTCGCCGGCGTCGGTATCGAGAACACCGAGGAGAACCGTCGTGCCTACCGCGAGCTGCTGCTGACCACGCCGAAGCTCAACGAGCACATTTCCGGCGCCATCCTGTACGACGAAACCATCCGCCAGTCGACCAAGGACGGCGTGCCGTTCGCCAAGTACATGGCCGACCACGGCATGATTCCGGGCATCAAGGTGGACAAGGGTGCGCACCCGCTGGCCGGCTGCCCGGGCGAGCTGGTCACCGAAGGCCTGGACGGCCTGCGCGAGCGCCTGCAGGAGTACTACAAGCTGGGCGCCCGTTTCGCCAAGTGGCGTGCGGTCATCAACATCGGCGAGAGCATTCCGTCGGGCACCTGCATCGAATCCAACGCGCACGCGCTGGCCCGTTATGCCGCCCTGTGCCAGGAATGCGGCCTGGTGCCGATGGTTGAGCCGGAAGTGATCATGGACGGCGACCACGACATCGAGACCTGCTACGAAGTCACCGAAGCCACCCTGCGTTCGCTGTTCGACGCGCTGTACCAGCAGAACGTGCTGCTGGAAGGCACCATCCTGAAGGCGTCGATGGTCATCTCCGGCAAGAACTGCGATGAGCAGGCCGACGTCGAGGAAGTGGCCGAATCGACCGTGATGTGCCTGAAGAGCACCGTGCCGGCGATCCTGCCGGGCGTGGTGTTCCTGTCCGGTGGCCAGAGCGACGAGCAGTCGACCGAACACCTGAACGCGATGAACCAGCTGGGCAACCTGCCGTGGCCGCTGAGCTTCTCCTATGGCCGCGCCATGCAGCAGGCCGCACTGAAGCTGTGGGCCAAGGACATGAAGGGCAACTACGCCGCTGCCCAGAAGACCGTGTACGAGCGCGCCAGGGACAACGGCCTGGCTGCGCTGGGCAAGTGGAACGGTTGA